The sequence CCCATCGGGCAAACGCATGCGATCATCAAGCACAAAGACAACATCATCAGCACCCTGCAATGCCTCCAGCACAGGAAGCAGTAAAACCTTTCCTCCGCCCTGATGTATATTGGGGGCATACAGAAGTCGTCTGGAATTCACCGCGGCTTGGCCAGTACCATCAAGGTTTCACCACCTAATAGACGAACACCGAAATCCTTGTTTAAAGCATAGGCTATACGTCTCGGGATTTGAGCCAGCTTGGTTTTCCACCCGGGTTGAGGTGTATTAAATGCTGCACCTGTATACCGGCTTTTGATAACCTCAAACCCACATTCACTGAGTAACTCAAGCGCCAAGCCCTTGGTGAAATAGTGGATATGACCCACTTTTCTCCTGACATGCAGTAGAGGTGACTCGCGAAGGACTGAAACTGATGAGAGATCAAGCGGGAAATGAAAGATAAACAATGGAGCCCGGCGCCTAATCTCTAACAAGAATGCGTGTGGATCAGATACATGTTCAAGAACATCAAGCAACAGGATTATATCATGTGAACCATCTGACTGAAGAAAGTCTCCAACATGAAAGTCAATCTTTAAACTATCATGTTCTTCCCAAAAAGGCTGAGCTCCTGGAGAAATATCATAACCGGACAGCGACACGCCAGGAAGCATATGATGTATGGCCGCAAGGACGCCACCGCCTCCGCAACCCACCTCACAAATTGAGCCCGGCTTGCTTGATACTTCCTCAATGAGGGAACAAACATGGGCAGCCTTCCATTGACTATCCTCGGAATCCCAGCTTGGATTTTGGGACGCATATGTCCCATCAATATATTGCTCTTCTGGATGCTTCATCAACAAACCTCAGTGCGCCAAGATGCAAACGAACGGTTCAACAAACGTTCAAGGCTGGCAATATCTTGGTCATACTCTTTTCTCAACAGGTCATATGTTTCTGCATTCATTTCCATTACACTACTAACAGGGCGAGTGTTCATTTGACGCAGTTTCATACCAACTCGCCTTCTGAACTTGATCGGCAGCACTCTCTTTATTGCAGGCATTCCGAAAGGCCTCCCCATAAGAAACCTCATTAACAGTTTGCTTTTAGCTTCTCCCGCCTCATTTTTCATTGTGGTGTCGGCAATAGAAATATGTGATTCGACATCCAGAAACATGAATACATCCTCAAGAGTCTGGGTCACATTCTCCGCCAGTTGATCCTGAGTGATAATTAAAAAATGTTCTTTAGGAAATTGATTAAACCACTTCTCCAGCTGCCTGTAATAGAGGCCATCGGAGAAGTAACTATACCATGACATAGGCTGTTGACTCAGGCGTTCACTTTCGGCTTCAAGTGCTTGCTCGAAACTAAGAGGCTCCAATCCAAGACGTACCATATGAAGATAATGGGACCAAGCACGCTTTACCGGATCTCTGAGTAACACGATAAATTTTAATGATTCAGCAGGAAAAAAATGCTTTAACCTAGGTATGACGATCTCAGGTCGATGCAGGTAAAACGGCGTAGCTTCCCCTATGGCAGAATAACTCTCTGCCCCGGAAAAATAGCTATTCAAATAGAACTCTTTCCCTTTATTATAAAGTTCATTATCAGTAAAAAACTGAAGCTCTTTCTCCATCGGAAGAAATATTTGGGGATGCTGAGTAAGGTAGTGATGCAATGACGTGGTCCCAGACTTGGCAGCTCCGATTATCATGAAGTTTGGCATACCAGAACTACTCATGAGCTTGTGCAGTCTTAGCCTTTATAGCTTCAATATCCTGCTCATTAAGTGATGAGAAATCAATTTCAAACAGTCCCTTCCTTGCTCTCATCTCGTCAAGGCTCCAGTCCCACCACTTCAAGTCCTTGAGTAATTCAACAGCACTTTTTGGAAATCTAGATTTTATATGTTTTGCAGGATTTCCTGCTGACACCTGATATGCATTGACATTACGCGTAACAATAGCGCCCGCACCAATGATGGCCCCATCACCAACTTCCACTCCGGGCAGAATTATCACTCCATCTCCAATCCAGACATCATTGCCAATTTTAACGTCCCGTTTTTTATCAGTTGCATGATGGCCTAAAATACTTTGTTGCAATGCATTTTGTACTGAAAGGTATTGCAAGTCATGATTACTCGTGATGACACGAAGGCCATCTCCAATGGCGCAGTATTTGCCAATAACAGCTTTACCATGCCCTTTGATTACTACTGGCCCGTTAACACGTGTCCCAAAGCCGATCTCAGCATCCGCAGTCAGCCGGCTACCTTGAGCAAGGTATACCCCCTGATATTTCAACGACATGAATCTAAGCAATAGATTCAGCAATCTTTTGTGGCTCAGATGTCTAATCTGAAACATCGGATGACCTTTTTCCCGGAATATACATAGGATCAAACCCTAGCCATTTTCTTACCAGCCACCAACAACCAACGCCTTTAACCATCAAGGCCGATGAAACAGCGATAGCTGCCCCCTCCATCCCCATAAGAGGCATTAACAACAGGCTCAGAAGGACAAGTACCACTAATGAAACCAGCGTAGCTTTTTGTAGTTCCAACGCTCGCCCGGACATCCATAGCAAGTATCCAATGGGCCCCATAGCCAGATTAAAGGCTTGGCCTGCTAACAGTATATAGACAACTGTCGTGGCTTTTGAGAATCCCTCGCCAAAAAAACCGAGCAGCAGGTCAGGCACAAATAAGAGCACAATGAAAATTGGAACCCCTGACCAGACAACCAGTCGACTTGTATCCCTGTATACCTTCTTCAGCAACAAAACATCACCTTTCGCGTCTGCTTCAGAAAGCCTGGGGCCTGCCATTGCAATAATCGCCATTAATGGGAACCCTACGAAACCGACCAGTTTTGCTGCTGCCGCATAAATCCCCAATTCCGAAAAATCCACAAAAAAGGAGAGCAGGAATACATCGAGCGTAACAAAGGCAATCGTTGCCAGAGATGTCCCCATCATGGGAAGAGCTTCCTTGAAGCGCTCCTTTATATCTGGCAATTCATCAATCAGTTCTGATCCATCGTTCAAGCTTTTATTGATGGCAAAAAAACTGACCAATGAAGTAAGAATAATTCCAAACAAAAGGGCAGAGGTAGAGAGATGCTCTGTTATCAGCTTCTGAAAGGTCAGTAAAAAAACCAGCGTAAACAGGAAGACCAGAACATTCTCGTACAACGAAGAGCGAACAACCCAGTGCTTACCTCTCAGGTAATAAGCATTTAACATCAATAAAGCATGAAAAGGCAGGGCGATCGCCAGCCACGGAAAAAGATCAGTGGCCTTTGCATTGATCGACAACCTTGAACTCACCACATCCACCAGAAGGATGAGCAGTGAAATGCCTGCGGAGCAGTATAAAACAGCCTTAAAAGATTGCTTATATAAAACTGAGACCTCAGCTTTCGGTTTATGAACCAACAATCTGGAAACCAGCCGCAGAAGGTTGTTATCCAAACCCATTCTGGCAAGGACAGAAAGTGGCAACAAGATGCTTAAAAAAAGAGAAAACATACCGAAGGCATCTGCCCCCATTTCTCTGGAGATATAGATCGAGAGTGAAAACAAAACAATTGTGCCTGATAGCTTCAATACAAAGGCTAATGTGGCATCACCAAGCAAACTACGTCTCATGTCAAATTATGGGCTGAAAACTACAAGAACAACACCCGACGCACATCGGCTCTGCATCATACTTGATGAATTATGCATGTTGTCCGCGTGCTCTAAGTTTCAAGAGAGCACGCCTAAGATTAGGGAATCGATATTGAAGAACAATACTCAGCGAATGACGGACCCAATACGATGGTTGCCTGGACACACAAGCCTTCAAAGCAATAATAACAAAATGCATTAAGAGACCAGGAATACCTACACCCATCATTTTCATCTGCTCTTTTTTAAGCCTGATATGGTCTTCAAGCAGTACAACAGCCCAATCAAGCTCTTCTTTAGTGATAAATTCATGTTCACAGGCAACCTGAACATCGTCAATCCAGTTCTCATAATGAATTTGTAATTGCCATAGATGCTCAATAGATAGAGTCATCATCTGCTTCTTATCACAGGTTTTTATCCGAGACCAGAATGACAGGTTTTGCCCATGATCCCTGTATAAAACAAGGGGTTGCTTCAAGTAATTTATCTTACCGAGAAGCGCACAACGAAAAGGAATCGCAGCATCCTCTCCAATAACATTCAGCGGCACTCCACCAAACACATCAAAGACTTTTCTATCCCAAGCGTACGCACATCCCCAGGACCCATGCGATCCAAGTCGAACCATATCCTTCCAGTTCGTCAAACCCGCGTAATTCTCATGTGCAATTGAATTATAATGCTGCCCGTTTGAATCAATAATGGTGGCATTTGAATAAACACCTTGGACTCCCGACTTCCAGGCCTCCACCAATTTCCGAGTGCGCTCTGGAAGTGAGATATCGTCGCCAGCAGCGATGATAATAAATTCCTCCCCTACCTCAGACATCACCGCATTTACATGCGCATTGACACCCATATTTGGGTCGCGAGCTTTGATAATAACCTGATGTGGACCATCATATTTTGAAACTTCATCCCGGATAATTTCCAAGCTGTTATCGGTGGAACAATCGTCAGAAAATACAATCGTAAGGAGGCCATAGTCCTGACACAACGCGGCATGAATTGCATCGCGAATGTAATCCTGCTGATTATACGAGAGTACAACAAATGCAACCCGAGGCTCGGCAATTGTATCTATGCAGTGACTTTCCATTTATGAAACCTATTCCACCCCAATAAAATATCTACAAACTGACCAGAAATACATTCAACCATGCTACAATAGAATGCATGCGAAACATTTTCACCTGAGGCTTATGCTACGTGAATAAACAGATCAAAAGCACTCCCGACATGATGAGTGCAACTGTATAAACAAGGCTGAACCCATAACAAAGGAAGCTGCAATCCTGGATTGATGCTCTTCAAGAAAATGGTCACCGATTCGTTGGGGACCATCCCCATAGGGCCAGATGTAATCATCAATAATCACCCAGCCATCTTGTGATACAAATTTGCTCCATGCCAGCACATCCGCTTTTACAGCTTCATATGCATGGTTCCCATCTATATGAAGGATAGAAATCCGCCCTGCATATTCGGTTTCACCAAAAGCCTCAGTATAGACAGACAGACCTTTGCCATAGCATTCAGAGGCTTCCACAGAAGTCATCCGCTGATAATTAATATGATTACAATTAAATGCCTGTAATCCAATTTGAAACACGATCAATGCTTCTTCAGCATCTACCTGCAAGGAACCGCTATCCACGATCTCCTCATTCTGAATGAGGTGTTCATTCGACCAAGGGTCAACGCACAGCACATTACCCAGCTCAAAACTGCGCGATAAACTGGACAGAATGAACGCCGATTTACCCCACCAGCTGCCAATTTCCACAATATCACCTTGTACTGAACAACGTGCAATTTCGATTAACGCACGGAACTTGTCATCGTCACACATTCCCGGAATCATATCTGAATAGCGAACTAGAGAGGCCGTCTCAATTTCTGAAATCATATCAGACGGTAGAACTGACGAAGCCAAGGGCAATGGAGAGTTCAGAATCGTACTGGCCTTCGAAAGGGCGGAACGATATCCACTCAAGACTTCATCAACAGGGGATGTGTTTGCCAATGCGACGTCAGGCAGCAATGTTCCAAGAATTCCGCTCAAATGATTCCAAACCACAAGGTTGGCAGTGTAGATTTCACTGACACCAAAATTTTTCACGACCTCTTTAAGTGCTTCGTTAAACCCGGGGTCTGTTACATACGGCAAATGTGTCCATAAAGGGTATTGATCCCGCGCAGCGTCATACCCCA comes from Mariprofundus aestuarium and encodes:
- a CDS encoding class I SAM-dependent methyltransferase — its product is MKHPEEQYIDGTYASQNPSWDSEDSQWKAAHVCSLIEEVSSKPGSICEVGCGGGGVLAAIHHMLPGVSLSGYDISPGAQPFWEEHDSLKIDFHVGDFLQSDGSHDIILLLDVLEHVSDPHAFLLEIRRRAPLFIFHFPLDLSSVSVLRESPLLHVRRKVGHIHYFTKGLALELLSECGFEVIKSRYTGAAFNTPQPGWKTKLAQIPRRIAYALNKDFGVRLLGGETLMVLAKPR
- a CDS encoding sulfotransferase family protein; translation: MSSSGMPNFMIIGAAKSGTTSLHHYLTQHPQIFLPMEKELQFFTDNELYNKGKEFYLNSYFSGAESYSAIGEATPFYLHRPEIVIPRLKHFFPAESLKFIVLLRDPVKRAWSHYLHMVRLGLEPLSFEQALEAESERLSQQPMSWYSYFSDGLYYRQLEKWFNQFPKEHFLIITQDQLAENVTQTLEDVFMFLDVESHISIADTTMKNEAGEAKSKLLMRFLMGRPFGMPAIKRVLPIKFRRRVGMKLRQMNTRPVSSVMEMNAETYDLLRKEYDQDIASLERLLNRSFASWRTEVC
- a CDS encoding CatB-related O-acetyltransferase translates to MSLKYQGVYLAQGSRLTADAEIGFGTRVNGPVVIKGHGKAVIGKYCAIGDGLRVITSNHDLQYLSVQNALQQSILGHHATDKKRDVKIGNDVWIGDGVIILPGVEVGDGAIIGAGAIVTRNVNAYQVSAGNPAKHIKSRFPKSAVELLKDLKWWDWSLDEMRARKGLFEIDFSSLNEQDIEAIKAKTAQAHE
- a CDS encoding oligosaccharide flippase family protein, producing MRRSLLGDATLAFVLKLSGTIVLFSLSIYISREMGADAFGMFSLFLSILLPLSVLARMGLDNNLLRLVSRLLVHKPKAEVSVLYKQSFKAVLYCSAGISLLILLVDVVSSRLSINAKATDLFPWLAIALPFHALLMLNAYYLRGKHWVVRSSLYENVLVFLFTLVFLLTFQKLITEHLSTSALLFGIILTSLVSFFAINKSLNDGSELIDELPDIKERFKEALPMMGTSLATIAFVTLDVFLLSFFVDFSELGIYAAAAKLVGFVGFPLMAIIAMAGPRLSEADAKGDVLLLKKVYRDTSRLVVWSGVPIFIVLLFVPDLLLGFFGEGFSKATTVVYILLAGQAFNLAMGPIGYLLWMSGRALELQKATLVSLVVLVLLSLLLMPLMGMEGAAIAVSSALMVKGVGCWWLVRKWLGFDPMYIPGKRSSDVSD
- a CDS encoding glycosyltransferase, giving the protein MESHCIDTIAEPRVAFVVLSYNQQDYIRDAIHAALCQDYGLLTIVFSDDCSTDNSLEIIRDEVSKYDGPHQVIIKARDPNMGVNAHVNAVMSEVGEEFIIIAAGDDISLPERTRKLVEAWKSGVQGVYSNATIIDSNGQHYNSIAHENYAGLTNWKDMVRLGSHGSWGCAYAWDRKVFDVFGGVPLNVIGEDAAIPFRCALLGKINYLKQPLVLYRDHGQNLSFWSRIKTCDKKQMMTLSIEHLWQLQIHYENWIDDVQVACEHEFITKEELDWAVVLLEDHIRLKKEQMKMMGVGIPGLLMHFVIIALKACVSRQPSYWVRHSLSIVLQYRFPNLRRALLKLRARGQHA
- a CDS encoding class I SAM-dependent methyltransferase; protein product: MNSTVLIFPGGMPRAQDYLQKCLREKRNVVGASSLGYDAARDQYPLWTHLPYVTDPGFNEALKEVVKNFGVSEIYTANLVVWNHLSGILGTLLPDVALANTSPVDEVLSGYRSALSKASTILNSPLPLASSVLPSDMISEIETASLVRYSDMIPGMCDDDKFRALIEIARCSVQGDIVEIGSWWGKSAFILSSLSRSFELGNVLCVDPWSNEHLIQNEEIVDSGSLQVDAEEALIVFQIGLQAFNCNHINYQRMTSVEASECYGKGLSVYTEAFGETEYAGRISILHIDGNHAYEAVKADVLAWSKFVSQDGWVIIDDYIWPYGDGPQRIGDHFLEEHQSRIAASFVMGSALFIQLHSSCRECF